The DNA region catatgatgttaattgagtggaactcccatgacttaaGCTCGTATTATTGTGGGGAATCATGGCAACCGTCCactaaaattcaaaattgatgggtcggtttcacacgtgaaaataaacgacgtcatattactgggcccttattaaacgtgaggcaaaataaAGGAAACACGATTTCTATTTTTCATCAGAGAGTggtgaaaatatcaaaatagtgGGAAGGAAATctgtaaaataaaaatccatattttatatcttagaattattttaaaattatcaataacccttttttgttttcatttcagtatatttacgatgACTGCACGTAACACGCTTTCAACCATTCTCGATCAAAACAAATTGATTGGCCCTAACTCTAATGACTGGTTTCGAAATTTAAAGATTGTTTTGAACTCGGAAAATATTGCGTATGTGCTTAATAAGAAGCTACCGAAGGAAGCAGCTCCTAATGTTAGTCAGACTGAGTTAGCTAAGCTTGAGAAATGGTGGGACCACGATCTTCAAGCTAAGAGCTACATGTTGGGTTCTATGTCGAATGAACTTCAGAGGAGGTTCGAGGAGGcggtgaatgctgctgacattcacctTCATCTGAAAGAATTGTATTCTGTACAAACTCGTTTAGAGATACATGCTATTATTAAagaactcatgactacacgctTGTAAAAGGggacttcggtccatgagcatggtgttaggATGATTGGACTCATCGAGAAATTGGTTGGACTCGACATGGTTATTCCAAGTGAGCTCCTTAATGTCTATGTCTACCTAGTTCGACGGATTTGTagttaattttaatatgaacaagcttgagGCCACCCTTGAAGAATTGATCAATATGCTTACTACTTATGAGACCACAATCAAAAAGAAAAAGCATGTTCTTCTAGTGGGCTCATCGTCCGTTACAAAAAATGGAGCCCAAAATAAAGGCAAGAAGCGTTCTGCCTCTCTAAAGAAGAACAAGCCCAACAAGAAGCATACATGAAACCAACTTCGAGGCCCAAAAGCCTGACAAGTTAGAACAAGTCTGTTTCCATTGCaacaagcctggacattggaggcgtattTGCACGgagtatcttgcccagaagcgtTCTATGGCCATGGTATGTTTTACATTGAAGCTAATGTTTCTATTCATTtctcttcttgggtattggatatcgGATGTAGTTCTCATCTATGCAATGATTttcaggtgatgggaagaagcaaGAGGCTTAGAGATGGTGAGACATTTCTAAGACTAGaaaatggagcaagggttgcagCCACTGCCATTGGAGACGTTACTTTAATTTGacaattattttaagttgtttttgagagacgttttatatgttcctgaattggttaaaaacattatttctatttctatgcttgatagcgatggttattcttgtgtttttgctaaaAGTGTTTGCAGTTTATAccagaatgaatgtttgattggaacCGGCGAATAAACAAACGATCTCTATagcttaaaattaaaagatattcctTTGAACAATATCCAAGCGCAAActaaaacaacaacaaacaaaagaaagataCAAAAtccaaatcccgcacaaatatggcacgctagactaggtcatatttcaaaataaggatgcacaagctagtgggagaaggtatgtttgacttgtcagacataaattctcttcCTACTTGTGAGTCTTGTCTAAAAGTAAAAATGAACaagctccattcaatggaaacgtagaacgtgcgcatggtctattggatttgatccacacagacgtttgtgtCCGTCTAAGTGTTAACACAAAaaatgggcaatcctacttcattacctttactgatgaccattcgaggtatgtgtgtatttatttgatgaaacacaaatctgaagaatttgaaaggttcaaagaattcatatTTAAAGTAGAAAAACAGatagaaagaagtattaagacacttcgatctgatcgaggtgaaGAATACTTGAaggctgaatttttgggttatctaaaacataatgtgattctctcacaatggactccaccagcaacaccacaattgaatgttgtttctgaacgtcgcaatcgaaccttgatggacatggttcgatccatgatagGATTCACTAAATTGCCTACAATGTTTTGGGGATTTGCGCTTGAAATTGCGGCaatattgttgaataatgtccataatAAAGCAAtagataaaacaccatatgagatatggatggaaaAAACTCCCGAATatacttattttaaaatatggggatgtcctacttatgtgaagcagacaaTATGAGACAAATTgtatagtagatccactttgtgctacttcgtaggatatccaaagaattttctgttggatattatttttatcaccccaatgaagcaaaagtgtttgtttcaagaaatgtcacctttctggaaaagaaatttctattagatagaaaaggaaagatgatagaacttaaagaaattcaagaaaatccctcaactgtagaagttgaacctaatccccaacaaccagtagttgaagtacacgttcctagaaggtctgatagggtttttagaccacctgcaagatacaagcttcttcatgaacaaggccatgatgagccttttgttggatgtgatccaatgaatttcaaagaagcaatatctgatactgattcaaccaaatgtcttgaagccatgcagtctaaAATGGACTCTATATAtccaaaccaagtctggacattggtggatccacctgagagaatcgttcccataggatgcaaatgaatttacaaaagaaagcttggggcggatgggaaggtattgaccttcaaagcaagactgattgcaaaaggttatactcaaaggcaaggaattgactatgaggaaactttttcaccagttttTGTGTTTAAGTCCAtcagaatactactagccataaaAACATTGTATGACTATGAGAAACGGCAAATGtttgtaaagactgcattcctcaatggagacatcaaagaagaaatttatatgtttcaacctgagggatatacatcagtaggaagtgagcataagttatgcaaacttcagatatcagtatatggtctcaagcaggcttcaaggagttggaacctcagatttgatggCACTATCAAGGAATTTGATTTTGCTAAAAAGCTTAAGGtaccatgcgtgtacaagaaagttagtgggagtgcagtgacattcctagtacttcatgttgatgacatcctactctTTGGGAACGAtataggattactgcaatcaactaaagtatggttagcaagtaaattctccataaAAGAAATGAGTgaaacatcctatgtattggtAATTCAAATCTATAGTGATAGATCAAATAGGAAGTtggggctcacccaagccacttttatcgataccattctgaagcgattctctatagaagagtccaagagagcatacttaccaatgtgtcacgGTGTAACTCTATCAAAAGCTATGtatcccaaaactgatgaagagatagagatgatgacacgtattccatatgcatcagccattggtagtatcatgtatggtatgatatgaACGCGTCCTGATGTTTTTTACTCTCttagtgttacaagcagatatcaggcgaaccctggtccaatgcattggaaagccgtgaaagatattcttaagtacttaagaaggactaataacttgttcatggtctatggaggtggagaattaaaattggaaggatacactgattctagcttccaatgtgatgtaGATGATTCAAAAtagacctctggttttgtattaaTGCTcgatggtgcggctgtctcttggaaaagttccaagaaagataccgttgcggattccaccactgaaaaTGAATACATTcttgcatctgctgcagccaaagaggcagttggatggggaattttgtccaagagttgggcattGTTCCTAATGAAGTTGATCATGTCCCGGTGTACTGTGACAACACTTGTGTCGTTGCGCAAGAAAAGGAACCAatgtgttggaaactaaatttcggatgtttgacaaactgagcgtttAAAAGATTAAACCaaatgatcaagaagactgattgaaactgatctaaaatatgcaaactatcAGTTGCCAGTAACTGAAGAATAATACGCAGAttttcgaaggcaactgaactacgcagacaactaCTGATCAtttgtaactgatcagttactacaaacagTTGTAAGCTTATCAACTATATTCGATAAGCTGATCCTCAGCTGTACACGTTATCAGTTAAGAAAAAAGACTTTCAACcgacaaaagctgactgcaacaagtagtggtttcaccgcatttcagaaaagctgcagtgtacgta from Primulina tabacum isolate GXHZ01 chromosome 14, ASM2559414v2, whole genome shotgun sequence includes:
- the LOC142523874 gene encoding uncharacterized protein LOC142523874: MTARNTLSTILDQNKLIGPNSNDWFRNLKIVLNSENIAYVLNKKLPKEAAPNVSQTELAKLEKWWDHDLQAKSYMLGSMSNELQRRFEEAVNAADIHLHLKELYSVMGRSKRLRDGETFLRLENGARVAATAIGDVTLI